The DNA sequence ACAAAAAGAACCTTTCTTAACATCCCTCACTCCGCTGCTATTGCAGTTGATTATTGTTGATATGCCATGGCTGATAGTCTCGCAGGAAATTGCCACGATGTCAGATGGCTAGATAAAAAGTTCAATGTATTTTTTTGCCAGGCCTTCTTCGACAATACAGGTAGTATTCGAAGGTCCCGGAATCTGCAACGCGGGCCCGATCGGGCTTTCTCGAAGTGTGCGCTTATCGCGATGCCATCATGGCTTAAAAGGCCCGCCGTAACCTCCGCGGCAGGCCCTTAAAACACATATTCTTCACTAACCTGTTATTGCCGATACAACCAGCCGGGACTATCTCCTTTTACGGGTCAGCCTGGAGATGGAGAGGCGAATACTATCCTGCATTCGCATAATTGCAGCAGCAAGATCTCCAATCTCATCCTTGGAAGAAGTAGATATTTCGACATCGAGATCACCGATGCTAATTCTGTTTGCCGCATCGGTAAGCTTCCTGATAGGCGTTACGATTGCCCTGCTGGCAAAATAGGAAATGATCAGGATGGCAAATACTGTGCCGGCGAGCAGCGAAAAGGCAAATATACGTGCTTTTTCAAGAGGCTCAAATGCCTCCTCCTTTTCCTGTTGAATGGCTAAAGTCCATCCTAATTTTGTTCGCTCGGCAAAGCCTATGGTGTCCTTTCCGTTAGCATCAACAAATTCAACACGTCCCGCACCTCCACTACGGCCGGCGACCTTGACCAGAGGATGGCTGCTCATATTCTCCTGCTGAGTTACAAAAGCATTATTCCTATGAGCGACGGCTTTCCCTGTTTCGTCAACCAGGAAGCTACTGCCGGTTCGGCCCTGGGAAAATGTAGTAATAAGTTCTGATATTGTATCACGCGTCATTGCAGCGGCGAGAACCCCTACAATTGTGTCACCATTCTTGATGGGCACTCCTATAATAAGCGCCGGCTTTTTGGAAGTTTTACCTATCGCATTCTGCCAGGCTAATTCCGCTCCGCCGACAACGTCTTTCACATATTGCCTGTTGGAATAATCTGTAAGTGGATTGCCATCGTTACGGGCTATATTCATCCCTTGCTCATCAGTGGTAAAAACAAGATACATCCAGGGATATTCGGCCTGCAGCGCCTTGAGCAGAATTTCCTGTTCATATCCGTTCATGGATTTTATAGCGGGAATATTGGCAAAAGCCTGGAGGACCCTGACGTTCTTATCGATCCATTCATCAACCTCTGAAGCCAGAAGTCCCGAGACAAGCTCGCCTGTTTTATTGGTTTCTGCAATGA is a window from the Desulfopila inferna genome containing:
- a CDS encoding HAMP domain-containing protein codes for the protein MVVICEECGLKYQIDPSKIVGDKARFKCKGCSSSIIVDKTEYMTEDDDMTSLEDALLMSELDKDTSRESSRKTGNAAMEADGGAHAASVGRAEPAAAMTSAPAEKKKRSGFGLTAKVILMMLLVSLIPGAIYFALSLNQTSTRIIAETNKTGELVSGLLASEVDEWIDKNVRVLQAFANIPAIKSMNGYEQEILLKALQAEYPWMYLVFTTDEQGMNIARNDGNPLTDYSNRQYVKDVVGGAELAWQNAIGKTSKKPALIIGVPIKNGDTIVGVLAAAMTRDTISELITTFSQGRTGSSFLVDETGKAVAHRNNAFVTQQENMSSHPLVKVAGRSGGAGRVEFVDANGKDTIGFAERTKLGWTLAIQQEKEEAFEPLEKARIFAFSLLAGTVFAILIISYFASRAIVTPIRKLTDAANRISIGDLDVEISTSSKDEIGDLAAAIMRMQDSIRLSISRLTRKRR